In Fulvia fulva chromosome 8, complete sequence, the DNA window tgtacataacaatagatatatacctatataggccggatagggtcctagaacaggggaatgacaaatctatctatctatatatttACTAGTTATAAGTTATAGATTATATAACTAAATAAGAAAGATATTTCAAAAATACCTAAAAATAGCGAGTTGAGAAATATGCCGGGGTTATAGCAGTATTTTTCAACACAATAAGGGTTGTAGCAGTACTTTCTTAACACAATAAAGGGACATAGCAGTACGCTTTTATGATAAAGTGATACAGCGGTATTTCCCGACACAATGAGGGACATGAGAGTATTTCACCGCTCTAACTTGTGTCACAGGTGCAAGCTTCACAGGCTTGCGAAACTTCCCCATGGACATCACCAGATTCCAGGAGATGCAATTGCCTGGCAAAGAGTATGCAGAGGCAATTGGCTCAGCTATGGCAGTCCTCCACTGGGAGGCACAGATTGACTGCAACGACATCGAGTTTGTCCTGGGCTCGTCGCCGACCACTCTCGAGAGAGCTCGTATGACTTCCAGCGAACTCAAGGAGCTGAAACCAGAGACTAGCACGTACAACGCGGTCTACGGACCGTCAATAGTCAACTTCGAAAAGCGCGTCATGTCTCTATGGGCTATGGACTTCGACCAGTGCAAATCCATTTCTATGGACGCAGCTGGTCTGGACTTAGCTGTTTCGGCCCTAGAGCGCAACAACTACATTCCAAGACCCGGCAGCGGCCGTGCCTACCAGGAGGACCTTTCAGTGGCATTCCGCGAGACCTACCTCAAAGTCTCTAAAACAATCCTTCCAGCTAAGTACCGACCACTCGCCGACCAGTTCATCTCTAAGATGGGTGCAGCTTGCGCACGGTACTACAACAAGTACCCGGATCAGAAGGAGAGTGGTACTTCCAGGTCTGCAAGTGCTTCGAAAGGGTTTGGAGCACCCAACCCAGCGGCAAACACCTCACGCCGAGGTGACGAGCGTAGCTGGAGCCAAAACGATGAGAGCAAGTTCTCAAGCAGAGGAGGGGGCGGCGGCAATGCTTCAACTCGGTCGCGCGACGATGATCGAGGCAGAGGTGGTAGAGAGGGAGATAGCAGAGGCAGAGGTAGTCGTGGCGAAGGTGATCAAGGCTCAGGCGGTCAAGGCTCGGGCAATCGCGGCTCAGGCAGTCGTGGCTCAGGCCGTGGTATGGCAGACGTGGATCTCAGTAGACGTGGGATTAGGGGAGGCAGGGGTAGAGGTTGAGGTCAAGGTGGAGAGGCAACATATTGGTCAAGCGTGTATGATTAGCGGTACGAAGAATTGTTTCATGTGACATTCGAGCCTTCAGTGTGGCGTTCAGTGGGTATGTACAGGCATAGGCAGGAGCGGAGAGGAGATACAGCGTTGGAGAAAGGGCCCAATCAGGGCCGCGATGTCTTGGTTAATGAGGATTATCTTTCAGAGCCTGGACGAGTACTGCTGCGAGGCGCTCATTACCGTCCGGCGATACGCTAGCTATGGTGCTGTAGCGCGGTCGCAGCGCTCAATAGGCTTGTCTCGCGTTGAGTGACTACAGGGTTTACCTCCACGGCTCTCTTTCTCTCCGAAAGGATAAGCATCACAATGAAGAGACGGTCGACCTTGTTCCATTCTCCGACTACTAAAGCCTACTGCAAAGTCTTAAGAGTCTGTCAAACCTCTCACATGCCAACCCTTCACCCCTAATACCAACAAGGGTCACATCCCTCCGCATAATACAGCCGAACATACACATGCTCGACCCTACTCGGCAGCATACGGCATACCGAGTCTCTTTGTTCGCAACGTGGCCTTCCGAGTCGCGAGACGCGAGACACGAGACGCGAGAGCCGACAGCCATGCACAAAAGGCTCTCTTCCAGTACCAACCCTCTTCCTTTCCTTCCACAACAACAAAGGGACCTGGCCACAGCCACAGTCCCTACACTGAAATCAACAGGGGAGGGCGAACAGGCCCTCTCCTGTTTTGCGTTTGGTGGGAGGGATGTGAAAGTTGTTGGCAGGGTGCATCGCCGTGGTCGGGTTGTGGGCGGGACGTTCGTGCTTTCATTGATAGACTTCAGGGTTCATGGAGTGCTGTGCCTCCCTTTCCATAGTATACCCTCCTTATATGCTTACTTGCAGACATTTGATGATCTGCAAGTAGCCATAGATCGTCGACCACTGCGCAAGAACGACATAGCTTTAGCATATAGTCATTTTCGATGACAGAGAGAGGGCATTGGGGTAGACTCGCTGTGATTATGTCGAAGCTGCTGTATATCTGCCAAGAGATATCAATCATCCCAACACCACCTTCTCCCAATCCACTTGATTACATAAACCAACCCAACCAACACGGGCACCTCAACCAACGGCCCCACCATACTCGCCAACGCCTCATCACTATCCGCCCCAAACGTCGCCACCGCCACCGCAATCGCCAGCTCAACATTATTGCTCGCAGCCGTGAAACTCTGCGTCGCCGACAACCTATACCCAAACCCCATCCTCCTACACACGCACAGCGTCGCAAAGAAAATCACCGCAAAATAACACACCAGCGGCGCCGCTACTCTCACCACCGATACAGTTTGATGCACAACTTGCTTCCCCTGCGACGCGAAGAGGACGAGGATGGTGTAGAGGAGGCCGATCAGGGACCAGGGGGCGAGGTATTTGAGGAAGGTGGTGTCGTACCATTTGGCGTTTACGGCGCGGAGGGTGAAGCGCGTGAGGATTGCTGCGGCGAGGGGGACGCCTAGGAAGACTCCGACGCTGCGGGCGACGATGGAGTAGGAGACTGAGTTGCCGCCGCCGTGGCCGATGATTTTGACGAAGAGGATGGCGAGGGGGGCGTAGAGGACCATTTGGAGGATTGAGTTGACGGCTACGAGGATGGCGCAGTAGTCTTCGTCGCCGCCGGCGAGGTTGGTCCAGATGAGGACCTGGTGAAACGCTGTTAGCGAGGTTGTGGATGAAATTTGGAACAGGGGAGAGATCTTACCATAGCGATACACCGCGCCAACCCAACAAAGATAAGCCCATTCCTAAGCCCCGGCTCGTCAGGCAGGAACGCCCACGCCAGTCCAAGCATAACCAATGGCGCGACGATCCAGTTCACAACAATGCTGAAGCCTAGCCGGATCCAAATCTGTCGATGTGCGAAGACTTTGTGGAGCGTTTCGTACTTGACTTTGCATAGAATGGGATACATCATGACCAGCAGGCCCACAACGATGGGAATCGAGACGTCGACGAACTTTCCTCTTTGCAGAGCGGGACCGACATCTTCAACAAGGTTGCCGAGTAGAATACCGATGATGATGGCGAGGAGGATCCAGATGACGAGGAATCTGTCGAGCCAGCCGAGTCCTGCGTAGATTGAGGTTTTGGGAGGAGGGATGTCGGTGTTGCTTTGCTTCTCTGGGTCTTGGAGCTGTTGCGAGGTGAGGATCGCTGCTGCGGGAGTTGGCTTGTTCATTGTGAGGTCGAGGTGATGTGGGCATTCTGCATCATCTGTTGGGTAGTGCTCGTGAGCGGTCATATACCATCGGCAACAGCCCAGAATGTCAATGGAAGTCGCTGGTGCTCGAGCGTAGAGCCAATCATGTCTTGCTGGTGACAGCCTCTGGCCATGTGAAAGCCAGACATACCAGTGTAGTCAGCAGCCAATCAGAAAAGCCCAGTGACAAGACCCGAGTTCCAGAATATGCGATGCCATCCAATGTTGATGCCTTTCAATCATCTTCCGACACTTCATAGGTATTTTCTTCAAAGCTTGGTTGCAGTGCCAACTTGTTCAGATCATTGAGCGCATCCTCAACCAACGACGGTGGCGAGTGATGATTTTCGTCTTGTATGCGCACCAAGTCGCTTCCAGACACATCGTCGTAGTCAGGCAACTCGTCCTCGTCTGAATTGCTGCCATCGTCTGAAGTAGCCAAGTCCTCGTCGCCGTCGACCTCGACACTTTCGATCACGACCATGTCCTTGTCGTACTTCGGCCACTCCTCATGGCGTGGGCGTTCTTCGTGCTCAATGAGCGCAGCATCTTCGACGTGAAGGCTGCTTGTTTCAAAGTGTGCAGACTGTGGTAGTCTGTTTCCGCTGTCATGATTCGAGTGTACAGCCAAGTGCATGTGTTTCTGACTGTTGACCCGCTCCAGCATATCAAAATGGCCAAGCATTCTCCGTAAATCGCGATCCTTGCGCGCAATCTCATTCCTCAACTTGCTCTCCACCAAAACATGCATCCGATCTGTTGCAATAGTTGAATTGAACTGCATTGTGGCAAAGCAAAACGTCCCGAATGTGAATGCACAATGGCAGAGCGGGAGACGAGCACATACTGACCATATCATACATCTTGTGCTGTTACGCGTTCTTCACCAATACACTCGACGCCATGACGTGCTGGAGTCGTGGCGAGCACTACTTTATTCTGGGCGGCTTGCTGGCGGAAGGAGACATCTCCGGCGAATTGACTCGTCGGCGCCTTGCCGTTATCCTTGTTGCCGATCATGCCGGTTCGTGCCGAAGTTCTGATCGGGCGGTTCGGCAGCGCTAGTATCGCAGTCTCGAGAAGGGACAAAGTGCTTAAGCGGCTCAGGTGTCTGGACTGGAGGGACGACGGAGACAGCTCAACGAGGATCCACTCTGAGTGTTGTTGAATCTGTTAGTATCGCGGGAGCTGACCAGTTCGTAGGCAGGGGGACGTAGGGTGGACGGTGCAAAGTGGACGAAGAGATCTGTGTCTACAGGTGAATACTGTCGCTATGTGTAGTATCAGTCCCGGAATAGAGCTAATTGTCGATGTCGCTTATGCTGGAGATGGCGTCGCGGCAGAACCACGTCAGTAGTTGGATTTGTCATTCGATTGCAAGACGGGGCCGGGGTTAGGGTATGATGGCAGCTTCTGGAGGCCGGCGTGGCGTGGTTTCCCACAAATAGGTCAGGCGAGTTACGTCTCGAGCCAGTGGGCGGAACTGGCGCTATGCTCGGGCGTGTCCGATGTCCTGAAGCCAGACACCAACGCCATGCTACGGATATGAGATGCTGGCCCAAGACAGGGAGCATTGCGGCTACACTGAAGTTCAGGCTTCTGGATGGTGATTCTTGATCAGACCATAGCCCGAACAGCTGAAGCTCAGTTCAAGCCCTCCGTGCGGTCGTGCCGTGTCGTTTCCGCCCCGAGGATAGTTTGGCTTCGGGATCTGGCCCAATGATCAAAGCAGGTTATGGTTGCTCTGCTGAAGCGATCAGGAAATGCAGCAACGTTGCTGGTCGTGGCTATTGCGCCGCCGCGCGGATGGCCGTACATTGATAGGTGGTGGCGATGTCGTCTCCGGCTAGGAGGCACCGTTCCCTAATGCTGGATCTATGTTTGAATGAGATGCTCCATCGTTCGTGCTGCCACCCAGAGCGGGATCGAGAAATTGCGCGGGATCCGACGGAGGCGGCGGGTTGGCAGAAGCTCTCAGGTTCTGAAGACTGCTATTCCAGTCGACAAGCTGCATGAGCTGCTGAGTCGAGTTGCCTGAGTCTGATCGAATACCTGAGGCGCCCATGGAAGGTACAGAGTTTCCGCCGGACGATGCACTATAGGTCTGCAGGAATTGCATCATGGTTTGGTACTGCTCGTTCCACTGTTCAGGAGATCCTGACCAGCCAGGCGCAGGCTGAAGCTCGAAGGGCATTTCCGTAGGATTCGTTCGGCCATATGCTGGAGATCCCAGCATATTGTTGTTGGGCGCCGCGTTATCCAGGCGAGGCATTCGAGTAGTTGATGGATCTGGGGTCAATTGATACTCAGCAGGCCTCTTGGATGACCCAGACAGTCCCTCGTCAAAAGATTCGGGTGCAAACTTTTCCAGAAGCTGTGAGATCTCGAAAGAGTCTGGACTCCGCTCTACGCCTTCCTCATAGCGCGCGATCGTGGAGGCCATCCTTTGGACAGCGGTACAAAGTCGCCTTTGCTGACTGCGCAAGACAGCGACTTGACTGGCAGAAACTTGTGTTTCCCGCTGAACAGGTCTCGAGTAAGCGCAGATAACACCCTTTTGCTGGCATTTGGCGCATGGTCGCTGGCCGTTGCACTGTGCGCAAAGGGTGTCAGTCCAATGCACGGCGCATAATCGCGCGAAGGAAACTACCTTTATCTTCTTCGAGCGGCAAGAGTCGCACGCAGCTATAGACGCTCCATATCAGTCAAGTTCACGTGGCATATATGTATGGACGTGGTCGAGTGTTACCTGCTGCTCGGGTCGGTCCTCTTTCGTCGCCATTTTCGGGCGCGGGCGGCGTGACCGCCTGCGGTTCTTGACGTGGTGGCGCCGTGGTTGCTGGTCTGATGACTTTTTTCTTGGGGGCGATGATGAACATGTCGCGTGTTGAATAAATCTAGGCTGTTATGCCATGCTGGATGAAGTTCGTGTCAGAGAAATCGCGTTGTTGACGTGTAATGTCCCTGCAACAGACCCCATTTTCGAGCTTACCAGAAGCGGCACTGAGCAGGGTCTGAGTCTTGCGCAGCGGATGGCTTCGATGTTTCACCTTCGGAAGGAAGAAATGTATACCAAACGTGCCAAAGAGACGATCTGCCGGCTGACACAGGCAGATTCATCAACTATCAATCAACATTAACGAACTCTGGGTACCATATTCTCATTATGCGGCACACTGCACTGGATCATGTCGAGGTAAGAGACTGTGTACTGAGCTTCTACGAGTGAGATATGTGCATTCGGAGAGCGAAGAGGCTGTTGCGGCAGAGCATCACAGAGGCTGGAGCAGAAAGCATGAGCAACGACCGTGACTTGCAAGAAAAGATACCATCACAGGCGGACGCCTCATCTATCGCAGCATGACAGCGTTCTTCGTCTTCTTGACAGCCTCGACATGACTTGCCTCTCGTGCTGGACAAGACCTGAACAGCCGACATGTCTGTCGTCGAGGGTGAGCCCGGAAGTCGCCCCCGAAATAGAAGTAGCACCCTGGCCGTGACCAGCACCCCAGCACTTGGTGAACAAGTCGTTTGTCCTCCGAGAGCGATGTTCTTGATGGGAACAGACCCGCACTGGAATGTCAGCTCCCGTCGCCTGGCAGCCCATCCACCTAGGACTTCGCCAACTACTCGACCCAGAATATGTAGCATATCACGAGCGATATCTGCAATTTGTCCGGCCGGATGAAACGAAACTTTGGGATGGTTCGGCCCGAAGAGTTCCTTCCTTCGCCATCCATGGATCGATACCGGTCAGCGTGGGAAGTGTCCGAGACATCCACCTGCCGCATTGTCAGCTCCGAGTCTTCGTTCCCGTTCCTCAAACAGTAGAGGTGAGACATCCAGCGCTGCTGTGGTTTCACGGCGGCGGGTGGATAGCTGGTGGGCTGGACAGCGAGAATGACTTCTGTGCATACGTCTGCCAGACTGCACAGTGCGTGGTGGTTACAGTCGCATATCGTCTAGCTCCAGAACACCCGTACCCAGCGGCAGCAGAAGATGCAGTCGAAGCTCTGACGTGGCTGATCAAGGAAGCCACTAAACCCGCAGCCTTCAACATCGACATCGACCGTATCGCCATCGGCGGCCATGGTGCAGGAGGCAATCTGGCAGCGATCCTGATCATGGAAGCGGCTTGTCTGTATCCATCTTTCAAACCTCGATTTCAGCTTCTCATATTGCCCATCATCGATGATCAAGCCATTCCAGGCAACGGCTGGATCAACATCCACTCTCCATGGTCAACTCCATCTCGAGCTCTCTGGCAACGAAGCATGTACCTTCCTCGAGGCGTTGGCAGAGAATCTGCACGAGAGGACTGGCAGACTTCACCCAATCTGGCGCCGAAGAAGCTACTGGCAAAGAATCCTGCGACCTGGATCGCAGTGGCGGAGTATGATCTATTCGCGACTGAGGCGCTGAGCTATGCCCATCAGCTCCGACAGACCAATATCCAAGCTGATGTGAAGATCTATGAGGGCAGTACGCATCTTCTGCTGGACCTCCATGGTGTCTTGTCCAAAGGCCGACAGATGATGTGGGATGCGGCGTATGTGCTCAATAGAGCACTGCGACCTCAGCACTATGCTCTTTGGCCATCTCCCCAGGGATCAAATGGATCGACATCATGAGATGATGAAAAGAAGCTATCTCGATGGCACTGTTGATGTCTGCTTCCAGGAAGAAGTGTGGTCGCCTCCCACAAACCATCTGCGGCAGAGCGGCACGGAAAACGATGTTAAGCTTTCACTAAGGATGTACCTCGTGGCGAGGAGTACCTCGGGATGCTACTACACCACTGACACTTCGTCAAGTCGTCCCAGGATAGGTGCCATGCTC includes these proteins:
- a CDS encoding Arsenical-resistance protein Acr3; the protein is MTAHEHYPTDDAECPHHLDLTMNKPTPAAAILTSQQLQDPEKQSNTDIPPPKTSIYAGLGWLDRFLVIWILLAIIIGILLGNLVEDVGPALQRGKFVDVSIPIVVGLLVMMYPILCKVKYETLHKVFAHRQIWIRLGFSIVVNWIVAPLVMLGLAWAFLPDEPGLRNGLIFVGLARCIAMVLIWTNLAGGDEDYCAILVAVNSILQMVLYAPLAILFVKIIGHGGGNSVSYSIVARSVGVFLGVPLAAAILTRFTLRAVNAKWYDTTFLKYLAPWSLIGLLYTILVLFASQGKQVVHQTVSVVRVAAPLVCYFAVIFFATLCVCRRMGFGYRLSATQSFTAASNNVELAIAVAVATFGADSDEALASMVGPLVEVPVLVGLVYVIKWIGRRWCWDD